The Aeromicrobium sp. Leaf245 genome includes a region encoding these proteins:
- a CDS encoding dihydrofolate reductase family protein, giving the protein MTRVRVHNLSISLDGFAAGEPQSLESPMGHASQRLHAWMIATRFGAALMGRESGTTGIDDDFAQQHEHGFGAEIMGANKFGPPGWQDDADWRGWWGDNPPFHTPVYVLTHRPRALIEMDGGTTFHFVDASAVQSLALAKEAAGNLDVRIGGGADVVQQFLAARLVDHMHVVQVPIVLGRGAHLWSGLEGLEDDYDVEVVASPSGVTHLTFEKKTL; this is encoded by the coding sequence ATGACCCGCGTCCGCGTCCACAACCTGTCCATCTCCCTCGACGGGTTCGCCGCGGGGGAGCCGCAGTCGCTCGAGTCGCCGATGGGGCATGCCAGTCAGCGGCTCCACGCGTGGATGATCGCCACGCGGTTCGGGGCGGCGCTGATGGGGCGCGAGTCCGGGACCACAGGCATCGACGACGACTTCGCGCAGCAGCATGAGCACGGTTTCGGCGCGGAGATCATGGGAGCCAACAAGTTCGGGCCGCCCGGCTGGCAGGACGACGCGGACTGGCGTGGGTGGTGGGGCGACAACCCGCCCTTCCACACGCCGGTCTACGTGCTCACGCACCGGCCTCGCGCCTTGATCGAGATGGACGGTGGGACGACGTTTCACTTCGTCGACGCATCTGCGGTCCAGTCACTCGCTCTTGCGAAGGAGGCGGCCGGCAACCTCGACGTCAGGATCGGTGGCGGTGCCGACGTGGTCCAGCAGTTTCTCGCCGCGCGACTCGTCGACCACATGCACGTGGTGCAGGTGCCGATCGTGCTCGGCCGCGGCGCGCACCTGTGGAGCGGCCTCGAGGGACTCGAGGACGACTACGACGTGGAGGTCGTGGCGTCGCCGAGCGGCGTCACGCACCTGACGTTCGAGAAGAAGACGCTCTGA